The Salmo salar chromosome ssa06, Ssal_v3.1, whole genome shotgun sequence genome window below encodes:
- the LOC106594960 gene encoding cytosolic endo-beta-N-acetylglucosaminidase isoform X1, with the protein MDGALTTEHKEDGSLRRRKTEEDGEDQIGSKLSKTESTGLESCLDEPVELRSVHEVIRYGASSLPAKHYDPDTTEPISSGLQSLEELLSWKRSEANPFNVATVPLANREPSLASTPHRTLVSHDMMGGYLDDRFLQGAESEAPYVFYHWQYIDVFNYFSHNMVTIPPAVWTNAAHRHGVIVLGTFITEWTDGGKMCEVFLKEEESYRAVADRLVQIVHCYGFDGWLINIENPLGETAVKNTPLFLRYLTDQMHERVPGSMVLWYDSVLENGQLKWQNELNPSNRVFFSACDGIFTNYNWTEQSLERMKAYSAAQGRLADIFVGVDVFARGEVVGGKLETNKALEMIRKHDFSTAIFAPGWVYESIPDKTDFRKEQDRFWSLLSDFLYVHRPSSPLPFVSSFCQGAGTSLYWRGQREVDRSWFNLDAQELQPLYYKETLEGEGWLRTQGCPEDAWSGGSSLLVEGVLPSMLSKVCARIFSLQVPLSSRVFVSLIYKPSPGVTVSLELKTADATLCTLRGVQDIPTSSVETAALTEDHQLVRQFSQSCGQWNPDGWTVRCSQLELQGCTLRDVCVSVQRDGGDKDTPFKCRVGEIMILDAESLSVPPLPVQSVCIYDVVWLRGASKLNLNATLRWHYPAQLVRHFLVYWRRLRGPDPRIPSGKLALIGRAYCPLFRVTELAVPEPPGLLELVVEPVSREGFRVPESQWGRRSLSYTEERTDQS; encoded by the exons CTAAGCATTATGACCCGGACACCACCGAGCCAATCAGCTCCGGCCTTCAGTCCCTGGAGGAGCTGTTGTCGTGGAAACGCAGCGAGGCCAACCCCTTCAACGTGGCGACGGTGCCCCTGGCCAATCGGGAGCCTTCTCTGGCCAGCACGCCGCACCGGACTCTGGTGAGTCACGACATGATGGGCGGATACCTGGATGACAG GTTTCTGCAGGGAGCAGAGTCAGAGGCTCCCTATGTGTTCTACCACTGGCAGTACATCGACGTGTTTAACTACTTCAGCCACAACATGGTGACCATCCCCCCTGCTGTCTGGACCAACGCTGCTCACAGACACGGAGTCATCGTCCTGG GCACCTTCATCACTGAGTGGACGGACGGGGGGAAGATGTGCGAGGTCTTCCTGAAAGAGGAGGAGTCTTACAGGGCCGTAGCTGATAGGCTGGTTCAGATAGTCCACTGTTACGGCTTCGATGGTTGGCTGATCAACATCGAGAACCCTCTCGGT GAGACTGCTGTGAAGAACACTCCTCTGTTTCTACGTTATCTGACTGACCAGATGCATGAGAGAGTCCCTGGTAGTATGGTGTTGTGGTATGACTCTGTCCTGGAGAACGGACAGCTCAAATGGCAGAATGAACTCAACCCATCCAACAG AGTGTTTTTCTCAGCGTGTGATGGTATCTTCACCAACTATAACTGGACAGAGCAGAGCCTGGAGAGAATGAAGGCCTACTCAGCTGCTCAGGGCCGGCTGGCGGACATCTTTGTTGGGGTGGACGTGTTCGCCAGGGGAGAGGTGGTGGGAGGGAAGCTGGAGACTAATAAG gCTCTGGAGATGATTCGTAAACATGACTTCTCTACGGCCATCTTTGCTCCAGGCTGGGTGTACGAGTCCATCCCAGACAAGACTGACTTcaggaaggaacaggacag GTTCTGGTCTCTCCTGTCTGACTTCCTGTATGTCCACCGGCCCTCGTCGCCCCTCCCTTTCGTCTCCTCCTTCTGCCAGGGTGCAGGGACCAGCCTCTACTGGAGGGGacag CGTGAGGTGGATCGTAGCTGGTTCAACCTGGATGCCCAGGAGCTGCAACCCCTATACTACAAAGAGACCCTTGAGGGGGAGGGCTGGCTGAGGACCCAGGGCTGCCCTGAAGATGCTTGGAGCGGGGGCAGCTCTCTGCTCGTAGAGGGCGTCCTACCCTCCATGCTGTCTAAAGTCTGCGCCAG gaTCTTTTCTCTCCAGGTGCCTCTATCCTCCAGGGTCTTTGTGTCTCTGATCTATAAGCCGTCTCCTGGGGTCACTGTCTCTCTGGAGTTAAAGACTGCTGATGCTACACTCTGCACACTCAGAGGTGTTCAGGATATACCTA ccagcagTGTTGAGACTGCTGCTTTAACAGAGGACCACCAGTTGGTGAGACAGTTCTCTCAGAGCTGTGGACAGTGGAACCCAGACGGATGGACTGTCAG gtgttccCAGTTGGAGCTGCAGGGCTGTACTctgagggatgtgtgtgtgagcgtgcagcGTGATGGAGGAGATAAGGACACACCCTTTAAATGCCGGGTCGGAGAGattatg ATCCTGGATGCTGAGTCCCTCTCCGTTCCTCCCCTCCCAGTCCAGAGTGTGTGTATCTATGACGTGGTGTGGCTGAGGGGCGCCAGTAAACTTAATCTCAACGCCACCCTGCGCTGGCACTACCCTGCCCAACTCGTACGCCACTTCCTGGTGTACTGGCGCCGGCTGAGGGGTCCAGACCCCCGGATCCCATCTGGCAAGCTGGCCCTGATTGGCCGAGCCTACTGCCCCTTGTTCCGGGTGACCGAGCTGGCGGTCCCAGAACCTCCAGGTCTTCTAGAACTGGTGGTGGAACCCGTGTCCAGGGAGGGGTTCCGTGTTCCTGAGTCCCAATGGGGGAGGAGGAGTCTCAGTTATACTGAGGAGAGGACGGACCAATCATAA
- the LOC106594960 gene encoding cytosolic endo-beta-N-acetylglucosaminidase isoform X2, which yields MKSSAKHYDPDTTEPISSGLQSLEELLSWKRSEANPFNVATVPLANREPSLASTPHRTLVSHDMMGGYLDDRFLQGAESEAPYVFYHWQYIDVFNYFSHNMVTIPPAVWTNAAHRHGVIVLGTFITEWTDGGKMCEVFLKEEESYRAVADRLVQIVHCYGFDGWLINIENPLGETAVKNTPLFLRYLTDQMHERVPGSMVLWYDSVLENGQLKWQNELNPSNRVFFSACDGIFTNYNWTEQSLERMKAYSAAQGRLADIFVGVDVFARGEVVGGKLETNKALEMIRKHDFSTAIFAPGWVYESIPDKTDFRKEQDRFWSLLSDFLYVHRPSSPLPFVSSFCQGAGTSLYWRGQREVDRSWFNLDAQELQPLYYKETLEGEGWLRTQGCPEDAWSGGSSLLVEGVLPSMLSKVCARIFSLQVPLSSRVFVSLIYKPSPGVTVSLELKTADATLCTLRGVQDIPTSSVETAALTEDHQLVRQFSQSCGQWNPDGWTVRCSQLELQGCTLRDVCVSVQRDGGDKDTPFKCRVGEIMILDAESLSVPPLPVQSVCIYDVVWLRGASKLNLNATLRWHYPAQLVRHFLVYWRRLRGPDPRIPSGKLALIGRAYCPLFRVTELAVPEPPGLLELVVEPVSREGFRVPESQWGRRSLSYTEERTDQS from the exons CTAAGCATTATGACCCGGACACCACCGAGCCAATCAGCTCCGGCCTTCAGTCCCTGGAGGAGCTGTTGTCGTGGAAACGCAGCGAGGCCAACCCCTTCAACGTGGCGACGGTGCCCCTGGCCAATCGGGAGCCTTCTCTGGCCAGCACGCCGCACCGGACTCTGGTGAGTCACGACATGATGGGCGGATACCTGGATGACAG GTTTCTGCAGGGAGCAGAGTCAGAGGCTCCCTATGTGTTCTACCACTGGCAGTACATCGACGTGTTTAACTACTTCAGCCACAACATGGTGACCATCCCCCCTGCTGTCTGGACCAACGCTGCTCACAGACACGGAGTCATCGTCCTGG GCACCTTCATCACTGAGTGGACGGACGGGGGGAAGATGTGCGAGGTCTTCCTGAAAGAGGAGGAGTCTTACAGGGCCGTAGCTGATAGGCTGGTTCAGATAGTCCACTGTTACGGCTTCGATGGTTGGCTGATCAACATCGAGAACCCTCTCGGT GAGACTGCTGTGAAGAACACTCCTCTGTTTCTACGTTATCTGACTGACCAGATGCATGAGAGAGTCCCTGGTAGTATGGTGTTGTGGTATGACTCTGTCCTGGAGAACGGACAGCTCAAATGGCAGAATGAACTCAACCCATCCAACAG AGTGTTTTTCTCAGCGTGTGATGGTATCTTCACCAACTATAACTGGACAGAGCAGAGCCTGGAGAGAATGAAGGCCTACTCAGCTGCTCAGGGCCGGCTGGCGGACATCTTTGTTGGGGTGGACGTGTTCGCCAGGGGAGAGGTGGTGGGAGGGAAGCTGGAGACTAATAAG gCTCTGGAGATGATTCGTAAACATGACTTCTCTACGGCCATCTTTGCTCCAGGCTGGGTGTACGAGTCCATCCCAGACAAGACTGACTTcaggaaggaacaggacag GTTCTGGTCTCTCCTGTCTGACTTCCTGTATGTCCACCGGCCCTCGTCGCCCCTCCCTTTCGTCTCCTCCTTCTGCCAGGGTGCAGGGACCAGCCTCTACTGGAGGGGacag CGTGAGGTGGATCGTAGCTGGTTCAACCTGGATGCCCAGGAGCTGCAACCCCTATACTACAAAGAGACCCTTGAGGGGGAGGGCTGGCTGAGGACCCAGGGCTGCCCTGAAGATGCTTGGAGCGGGGGCAGCTCTCTGCTCGTAGAGGGCGTCCTACCCTCCATGCTGTCTAAAGTCTGCGCCAG gaTCTTTTCTCTCCAGGTGCCTCTATCCTCCAGGGTCTTTGTGTCTCTGATCTATAAGCCGTCTCCTGGGGTCACTGTCTCTCTGGAGTTAAAGACTGCTGATGCTACACTCTGCACACTCAGAGGTGTTCAGGATATACCTA ccagcagTGTTGAGACTGCTGCTTTAACAGAGGACCACCAGTTGGTGAGACAGTTCTCTCAGAGCTGTGGACAGTGGAACCCAGACGGATGGACTGTCAG gtgttccCAGTTGGAGCTGCAGGGCTGTACTctgagggatgtgtgtgtgagcgtgcagcGTGATGGAGGAGATAAGGACACACCCTTTAAATGCCGGGTCGGAGAGattatg ATCCTGGATGCTGAGTCCCTCTCCGTTCCTCCCCTCCCAGTCCAGAGTGTGTGTATCTATGACGTGGTGTGGCTGAGGGGCGCCAGTAAACTTAATCTCAACGCCACCCTGCGCTGGCACTACCCTGCCCAACTCGTACGCCACTTCCTGGTGTACTGGCGCCGGCTGAGGGGTCCAGACCCCCGGATCCCATCTGGCAAGCTGGCCCTGATTGGCCGAGCCTACTGCCCCTTGTTCCGGGTGACCGAGCTGGCGGTCCCAGAACCTCCAGGTCTTCTAGAACTGGTGGTGGAACCCGTGTCCAGGGAGGGGTTCCGTGTTCCTGAGTCCCAATGGGGGAGGAGGAGTCTCAGTTATACTGAGGAGAGGACGGACCAATCATAA